The nucleotide sequence CTTCAGTCTCATATTCTGAGTAAATGAGCAGTAGTCTCAGGGCATCATCCAAACCTCTAGAATTTACTAAAAATCAGATGATTAGAATCCATGAGTGTCCACAGTGAGGGCATGGTGTTtgctctgtatgtgtatgtgtgtgactaTACAAATGTGGAAAATGGACAAAGAGATTAAATGTGAGTGCCTACGAGTTAGCATACATGTAGTCAAGATGCAGTGTAGGAAGCAGTAAGGACCAGCAACTCCGGAAGCAAGTGTGTGGTCTGAACGCTAGAgctgccacttcctagctgtgtacTTGTGAGCAACATAGGTTAGATCACTGCTCAGCAAAGTTTGTCCTGCCCCACCATTACCTCTGTGGGAGAACTGTCCCTTTCTGCCCTGTTAAAAGCTTAGTTTTGGCCATGAGACTCACTTTGGCAGACAGAATATGGGCAGAAATAGCAGTGTTAAGGAGCTTAAGAGGTATCAtatgttttttctcatttctctatcATCTGACATCTCCATGAAAGAAGCCTCCTCCAGATAGCCACTGAGTCTCCATCCCGGGCCCCAAGTAGGACACAGGGAGCAGAGCCACCCCGGTCAACCCACCAGCCTGTAGACTGTGTGAAAATAAGTGCTTGTTGCCTTGTACCCCTGCGATTTTGCCTTTATTTGTTACGCAGCAAAAAGTGATACAGGCAAGTTACTCcccctgttccttctccaggtaagCTAGGAGAAGGGTGGTGCCTGCTGCAAAGGACTGTCGTAAGAATTAAATGCGTTgatatatataaagcacttagaacacttcctggcacatagtaagtgcttttATAAGTGTGTGAATGTAAGAGGAAGCAGGCACCCGGGTAGGTAAGAGTGGGTGAGCATGGACTCAGGTGTCAGAGTGAGCGTgtgggaggagaagaaggggagtaGGCGCAGGGGTGCAGGCAGCTGTGTGCAGGGAGGGGAAAGCACGGCCCTCAGCAGAAGTACTCGTTGATCCGTCTGCTGGCCCTGATGCCCACGGCCTGAGAGTCCAGACTGGAGCGAGCAGAGAGGAGCCTGTCGGCCTCACTGAGGCTGTGCTGCGACAGATCCTCCGAGCCGTCCTCGCTGTGGCCCAGCCTCTCCAGGTTGACGTAGGCACCTGTGGCCTCGGCGGAGCCCCCGGCGCGGCACTTGCGCCAGCGCCTCCGGACGGCACCGCAGCAGACGAGCAGCGTGAGCGGCAGGGCGATGACGGCGGCCACGCTGATCACCACCACGTTGATGAGCCGCTGGGTGGCCTCGGCGTCCACCACCTCGTCGGTGGAGAAGATGACGCACTGCTCCTTCCGGGGCACCAGGCCCCGCACGCAGACGCACGCCACGTACTTGACCTTGGGCACCAGCCCGCGGATGGTGACGCTGGTCTTCCCGGGCTGCACCAGCACCCGCCGCATGTCGCGCTTCCCAAAGACCGCGTAGAGGACGCTGAAGGCAGTTGTGTTCCCAGCCTGGGGGGCCTTCCACACCAAGGTCACGCTCTGGTAAGTCTCCCCCACCACCTTGAGGGAGCTCACCGTCTGGGCCTCCTGGGAGCCGGCCGGCACGTCCGAGTGCTCTTCTGGGGCTCTCATCTGGAAGTGCTGGAGGAACAGCTGCTCCTTCGCGTTGAGCACGGGGGGCCCGGTGGCCGGGACGCCAGGCTCAGGGACGTGGGGAACGTGTCTGGCCACCATCTTGTTATACGCTGCAGCTTCCGCCCCCTCGCCCGTCCTTGCCCACCACGCCCCTGGGCCCCCACTGCGTTCCGTGGACGTCTGGGGCTCCGTGACGACCAGGGAGATAAGCGTCTCAGAGGCTCCCAGGAAGTTCTTGGCCTGACAGATGTAGTCTCCTGAGTCCAGGTGGGACACGGCAGGCAGGCCCAGTAGAGCCCAGCTCGTGCCGTCACTGGAGACTTCCTGGTGCACTGCAAGGGGGAAGAGAGACACAGGACGGAGAATGAACAGCCCCATCTGCCCCAAGCCTATTTCCAGCCAAGTTCACAGCCCCTGGATTGTGTACATACTGCCCAACACCCGAGAAAAGACTGGGCCTTATTGAACTTTTCTTAGATTGGCCAAGGGAATGGAGATCAGCTGGGATTAAATTTGGGGAGACCCAGACTGgggcatggacttccctggtggctcagacggtaaaagcgtctgcctacagtgtgggagacctgggttcgatccctgggtcggcgagatacccctggagaaggaaatggcaacccacttcagtactcttgcctggaaaatcccatggacagaccggaggagcctggtaggctacagttcatggggttgcaaagagttggacacgactgagcgacttcacgttcacttttaaTACTGGGGTAGAGTGTAAGAATGATCAGCCATCTAGATCTGAGATGTTCCAGGGCTGTCTTTCAGGGGCCTGAGTTCTGAAGAGCTGACCCCTCAGAGGAGGTGGGCTGATGTTTTGGGGATGGGGGTTTGGGTGCACCTGAGGCAGAGGCCCAGCTGCAAGTGCTCTGCACACCCCTGCCCGGGGCCCACTGCCACTTCCACCAAGGCATCTCCAACTTTTCTGTTTTAGGTTGAGTGGAACTCCCTCACAGTTTTGTTGGTACATCGATTTCAAACCCACAGTCCTAGAACAACACTTGCCAACATAGTTGagggaaacagagaagaaagctgGGAGGGATGGGAGGTGTTGTGGTCAGAGGCCAAAAAATGATGCCTCCTCCATCCTCTTTCTGCATGTAGGTGGGCTGTGATGCCTGAAAACCCCCTCCCTCCACTCAGTGCCAGGGATGATCCATCTCTGTCTACATAGCAAAAAGGGCACAGACTAAGGAGCCCCAGTTCCTCCTTAGGAGCTGTGTGGTGTAGACCAAGCATTTAGCCCCTCAGGGCCTCAATTtacttatatgcaaaatagaaaGATAATCAGGTTGTTCTTTAAAGTTCAGTGACATTATGTACATAATACATTTAACACATGAAGAACTCAGTAGATGGTAACTCGTAGCATTAATTACTCCTAGTGATACTGGCTTCATATTTACAATGTAGAAACTTACTGTAAATATTAAATACACTAAGAGAGCACTTTCTACCCCAAAGCCAGTGTTTTGTTCCTCTCGGGTGGGCCCCGAGAATCCACCAGTCTGTGGCTGGTGGAATATGACAGAGCAGGTTGAGTGCCGCTATCATCACTGAAGCCACTGGCCCAATGCCCACCTCAGGGTGGAGCCCTCCAACTCCATTCAGACAGGACGGGAGTAAAGAGCCTTCCTTAGCCCTCCTCCTGGGAAAcctgaaccccctccccaccTGTGTGGGGTGTTGACCCACCCATTCTAGTCTGGGATCTCACCACAGTGGTCCCTGTAGGTCACACACCTGTGCCATTGAGAGGGTGCCCATTGGCCCTACTCCAGCTCATCTCTGGCCCGGGGACCCCAGTGGCCCCACAACGTAGCAATACTCTGCTGCCTAAAGGCGACCTGATGCTGGTCATCCCCGGACGGAGCTCCGGACTCTGGCACTTCCTGAGTTCCAGCTGGCTGAAGACCACTCCAGCCAGGCTACGTGGGCTGGCACACCTCAGCCTGGCCTCTATGAAAGCCAGGTTTGGAGCCCAGCCTTCTAGGAAATGGACCAGGTCGTAGAGTCGGCAGTCACACACCCAGGGGTTGTCCTGCAGCCCTGCAGGGGTGAGAGGGAAGGCAAGAGGTAAGCCCAAGGTATTCAGGTCCCCAGGTCCAGCGCCCCTGGTATATCATGAGCTCAGAGTCAGCAGAACTGACCTCCAGGCCCAGCTCCTTGCCTCACTAGCTATACAGCCTTAAGTCTGGTTCTTCATCTAGAATGACAgcattgggaattccctggcagtccagtgattaaggctccatgctttcaatgtaggaaacatgggttcaatccctggcggggaactaagaccccacatgccacacggtgtggccaaaaaatttttataataaataaataaaatagaataatagcATTGCTCCCTTTTCTGGGTGgctataaatataaagaaaggtAAGTCATATTAAGCACTGGGTGAGTGGGACAGCATCATGCATGGAcccaggagcccagcaggctacagttcatagcatcccaaagagtcagacacaaccgaggtGACTTAACACGCACGTGTGAGCAGGAAAGCATATGGACACAATTGGCAGTTACCGCTGCCACTGTTGGGCTGGTCCTCTCAGGCTCCTGGCCAGGCACTGGGTATTTCTGCAAAACCTGAAATATGCCAAAATCTATCTCTAGAAATGCTTCATGACCCCGACCCTTGACACCTGTCCCCCCAGTATAAGTGTGCTTTGAGCATCACTCCAGCAAAGAGGGTGGATGTTCTGAGCCATGGTCCCTTTGACACAGGCTCAAAAAGACAAGAGTGAGGATGACAGGAAATCAAATCCTATGTTATATCCTCAGCCCTCTTTACTTTAAAATTGAACATctttcagaggagcctggtaggctgcagtccatggggtcgctagaagtcggacacgactcaccgacttcactttcacttttcactttcatacattggagagggaaatggcaacccactccagtgttcttgcctggagaatcccagggacgggggagcctggtgggctgccgtctatggggttgcacagagtcggacacgactgaagcgacttagcagcagcagcagcatagagctgAATGCAGGTCACTGCACCCACCCTGTCAAAGAACCTCCAGTATATAGAGAGGTATCATGTGTCCTCAATCCTAAAACACAATTCCGTTTCATATGTTTAAATTTCTCAAATGCAAAATGAATCATTTAATGTGATGTCCTTCTGTCCTCCCCTGATTGTTATTGAATTTGATAGTGTCTAAccagtagccatgaaattaaaagacgcttactccttggaagaaaaggtatgaccaacctagatagtatattgaaaagcagagacattactttgccaacaaaggtccgtctagtcaaggctatggtttttctagtggtcatgtatggatgtgagagttggactgtgaagaaagctgagcgccgaagaattgatgcttttgaactgtggtgttggcgaagactcttgagagtcccttggactgcaaggagatccaaccagtccattctgaaggagatcagccctgggtgttctttggaaggaatgatgctaaagctgaaactccagtactttggccacctcatatgaagagttgactcattggaaaagactctaatgctgggagggattgggggcaggaggaaaacgggatgacagaggatgagatggctggatggcatcaccgacttgatggacgtgagtctgagtgaactccaggagttggtgttggacagggaagcctggcgtgctgtgattcatggggtcgcaaagagtaggacacaactgagcgaatgaactgaactgaactaaactgaaccaatagcatataatatatttacatagaTGTATTTGATATATTTGGAGGGGAAAATGTCAGGTGAATTCACACATGCTTGTATATCCATGACTCTGAGGTCCTTCAGAGCACTGGTTAGAAGGCACTAGTTTATTTCCCACCCCCCAACCTCATTCCATCCTGGTGACTGCTATCCTGTGTCACTGGTTAAATGCATTTTATGATACATCTGCATCCCAAGAGTCCTCACTGCCCAGCTCTGGTAGTCAGCTCTCTGACTTCACTTGTTACGACAGAATCcccaaagaataaatacaaatggCAAAGTGCAAGGAGAGTGAAACCTTCACCAGTCAGATTGGCAAAAGTCGAACATCTGACCACTTTGATCGTTAGCCTCATGCAGGAAAAGATGTCCATCCATCTTGCTCACTGCTGTATGCTCACAGCTAGAATGGAGCCCACACATTGGCTGGCTGAGTTCCTCAAATAACCTTTCTGAGCAAACATACACATGGGTGGGGGGGGTGGCGGGTAAGAATGGCACGTTAGAGACCATGGTCGATATGAAAACATCTAACTTGTGCACTCCATGGACCCAGAAattccccttctctcttcctaTTCTAGAGAAACATTTGTCTCCGTGCACAAGGGTGCATTGTCAAGAACGCTCTCTGCAGTACCACAGGTATTAAGAAAATAAGGGAGACAATGTAAAGGGCCGTAAAAGGAGGGATGGCCAGATAAACTGCAGTATAACTGTTTGGTGGGCTTCCTCCGTGGCTCAGtggcaaggaatctgcctgcaatacagaagactcgGCAGGAGCCTTGGTCTTGACCCCTGAGtcggaagatcccccagagaaggaaatggcaacttgtttggagaattccatggacagaggagcctggtgggctacagtccacggggttgcagagagttggacataactagcaactaaacatcaacaatAATAActttatgatggaatattatgccaaagtttaaaaacaatgaaGTTGATCCATTTGTGGTAACGTACAAAGACCTCCAAGACTTATTGCTGGGTGGAAAAGTGCTGTTTTTTATGTATAATATGATGAAATATTCCTAAAGTTTCTATGTGCGTGTATGTATgtttatgcatgtgtatgtaaatatattgTAGAAGAGAGGGAACATGCAAATAAACATAACGGCTACCTTttaggagagggagaaggaattaTAATCAGAAGAGggtactacacacacacacacacacacacacacacacacatatgtgtttagttcatttcagttcagtcactcagttgtgtccgactctttgcgaccccatgaactgcagcacgccaagcctccctgtccatcaccaactcccggagcctacccaaactcatgtccatcaagtcagtgatgccatctaaccacctcatcctctgttatctcctccttctcctgccctcaatctttcccagcatcagggtcttttcaaatgagtcagctcttcccatcaggtggccaaagtattggagtttcagcttcaacatcagtcctgccaacgaacacccaggactgatcttcctttaggatggactggtctcaagagtcttctccaacactacagttcaaaagcatcagttcttcggtgctcagctttctttatatatttaaagggcattcaaatttgattttcaaataaacaatttcTTTCCATGTAAGTACTACCCTATACAGTGTTCTTTACTAGGTAAGAAAGTCTGTAAAGTACACAGAGTTAGAATGGGCTTTGCTGTTCCCTGCCCCACTTCCAGGGAAGTGAGGTGTCTAAATTTTCCCTGTTTGAGAGACATTCCCTGGCCTCAGGGCGGGAGCTGCCCTGAACCACCCTAAGATTGCTCCAGCCCCCAATGCTGGACCCCACATGAGCCGAAGCATGTTTAGGGGACATCTGTCTCTCTGATGATACTCCTCACCCACTCCCCAAGACTCCACCAGGGTTCCCCAACCCTCCTGGGATAAGGGGAAAGTTCAGAGCTGGGATGTGAACTGAAGCAGTCTGGCTGCGAGCTTGAGCTCCTAACCCCACCTTGTCAGTGTGTGCCTCTTAAGAGATGCCATTTCTTACCTAGGACCAACCTGGCATGGTGACCGGGAAGGAAGGGCCCGGTGTGCAGGTGGATCCAAGTGGCCAGCAGCTCCTGCGGGAGCCTCAGCAGCTGGTTGCTGGAGAGGTCCAGGAAAGTGAGGTTCCCCAGGAAGCGCGCGGCCTCCGGCGGCACAGCGGAGAGGCGGTTCGCCTGCAGGTCCAGCAGCCGCAGCTGGGGGGCGTCCCTGAGCGCCGCCCAGGGAAAGGCAGCCAGGCGGTTCCCGGGCATGCGCAGTTCGCGCAGGCGGCGCAGGCCCCTGAGCATCAGGGCACTGAGCTCGCAAAGAGCGTTGTAGGGCAGCCACAGCTGCTCCAGGCGGCCCAGCGTCTTGAAGGCGTCACCGGGCACCCTGCGAATGGCTGTCCGCTCCAGGCGCAGTTTGGAGGTGTCCTGAGGGACAGATGCTGGAGGCAGAGTCATGTCCGGGTCGTTGCACACCACTGTCCTGGACACAGAAGTGGGAGTATTTCAGCAAAGGTTCTGTGGACTGGGCCCAGTCACCTGCCTGAAGGATCTCAAGCTTGAATTGCTACGTCCCCTTACAGCTCATACCTCCTGCAGCGCACGAAGAATGAATAGTATTTAGAAATCCTGAGACCGTCTCGTGTACTGTTCCATTGCATCTATGAATTGAAAGGGTTTCTTTGTTAAATTATAGCTCAGTTTGTGACTGCATTGCCTTTTCTTCattaaggtatatatatatagcaatggCATCAGATGTGGAAACCATACAAGAGATGCCTCCTGACTCTGAGGGACCTTGAGATGATCAAGGTGTTTAGCTGGAACTTTGCAGTCTCACAGGTAGATCCACCTCTGGGCTCTGTCTTTGCTTGCTGGCTGTGTGCCCCTGAGTGTGTTATGTAACCTCTCTTTTCCTCCGTTTCCCCAGAATAATAGACTCCTCCTCAGAGGGTAGTTTTGGGGATTTTAATGAGGTCATATGTGTACCACCTCTGCAATATCTGTTACCCGTAGAAACCCAATTACTGTTGACCCGTGTTGTAAGTTTCTGCGTCTAGCACTGCAAATACATCAGGTCAGTCTGACCAGCTCCTTCCCATGCTCTTTCTGCCAAGACAGTGACTTCTTAGACCTCATTCTATCAAGTTTGACCCTAAAGCAGAGGATAGAGAGATAGTAGGAGGCAGTCCTGGAGGAGCTCTGGAGGAACGTCCAATTGGAGCTCTGGAGG is from Bubalus bubalis isolate 160015118507 breed Murrah chromosome 4, NDDB_SH_1, whole genome shotgun sequence and encodes:
- the LRIT1 gene encoding leucine-rich repeat, immunoglobulin-like domain and transmembrane domain-containing protein 1, with translation MRVVVGMLWLLALGGSPQAQGACPSQCSCSLHVLSDGSKARTVVCNDPDMTLPPASVPQDTSKLRLERTAIRRVPGDAFKTLGRLEQLWLPYNALCELSALMLRGLRRLRELRMPGNRLAAFPWAALRDAPQLRLLDLQANRLSAVPPEAARFLGNLTFLDLSSNQLLRLPQELLATWIHLHTGPFLPGHHARLVLGLQDNPWVCDCRLYDLVHFLEGWAPNLAFIEARLRCASPRSLAGVVFSQLELRKCQSPELRPGMTSIRSPLGSRVLLRCGATGVPGPEMSWSRANGHPLNGTVHQEVSSDGTSWALLGLPAVSHLDSGDYICQAKNFLGASETLISLVVTEPQTSTERSGGPGAWWARTGEGAEAAAYNKMVARHVPHVPEPGVPATGPPVLNAKEQLFLQHFQMRAPEEHSDVPAGSQEAQTVSSLKVVGETYQSVTLVWKAPQAGNTTAFSVLYAVFGKRDMRRVLVQPGKTSVTIRGLVPKVKYVACVCVRGLVPRKEQCVIFSTDEVVDAEATQRLINVVVISVAAVIALPLTLLVCCGAVRRRWRKCRAGGSAEATGAYVNLERLGHSEDGSEDLSQHSLSEADRLLSARSSLDSQAVGIRASRRINEYFC